One genomic window of Sphingobacterium oryzagri includes the following:
- a CDS encoding ISAon1 family transposase N-terminal region protein, with product MQDAERKLLALLMPEGLLDYFDIMDVRQVNKELHIHLEEKNLVPAGYQDSKLASKGFMPVSQIKDFPIRGQKVTLHIKRRRWTVLDTQQIITRDWDLAYKGARMTTEFGLFLKGIFG from the coding sequence TTGCAAGACGCTGAACGTAAACTACTGGCTTTATTGATGCCCGAAGGGCTGTTGGATTATTTCGATATTATGGATGTTAGACAGGTAAACAAGGAACTCCATATTCATCTGGAGGAAAAGAACCTTGTTCCTGCCGGTTATCAAGATAGTAAACTGGCCTCCAAAGGCTTTATGCCCGTTTCGCAAATCAAAGACTTTCCCATTCGTGGTCAGAAAGTTACCTTGCATATCAAACGCAGAAGATGGACCGTGCTAGATACCCAACAGATCATTACCAGAGATTGGGATCTTGCTTACAAAGGTGCTCGGATGACTACGGAATTCGGGCTTTTTTTAAAGGGGATATTTGGATAA
- a CDS encoding ISAon1 family transposase, with the protein MDNYPISAHLLALLFQLDGKQLQDQYKNHLSDFHDWDQKPHAEQWTVFTGNISERLSIDETSFSNGELYTIVSSKTAKGKKGTILATIKGTKAEDIIAVLERIPLKLRNKVREVTMDMAPNMAKAIRRCFMNARRVIDRFHVQKLVYDAVQELRIKYRWEVLDEESKQIASARKKGILYDPEVLPNGDTIKQLLARSRYLLFKHPSNWTVSQKHRAELLFLRFPLLKKAYGLGMALGDIFNKCKDKQLAFTKLGLWHNQVENSGIPSFESVARSIAAHHTDILHYFDNRSTNASAESFNAKLKAFRSLFRGVRDTPFFLYRVMKLYA; encoded by the coding sequence TTGGATAACTATCCTATCAGTGCCCATCTTTTGGCACTGCTGTTTCAGTTGGATGGCAAACAGCTTCAGGATCAGTACAAAAACCATTTAAGCGACTTTCATGATTGGGATCAGAAACCTCATGCAGAACAGTGGACGGTATTTACAGGAAACATATCCGAACGGCTCAGTATCGACGAGACCAGTTTCAGCAATGGTGAACTGTATACGATCGTAAGCAGCAAGACTGCCAAGGGAAAGAAAGGAACCATCCTGGCCACGATTAAAGGAACAAAAGCAGAAGATATCATCGCGGTATTGGAGCGTATCCCGCTTAAGCTGAGGAACAAAGTCCGGGAAGTAACAATGGATATGGCTCCCAATATGGCCAAGGCTATTCGCAGGTGTTTTATGAATGCCCGAAGGGTCATTGACAGATTTCATGTGCAGAAACTTGTTTACGATGCTGTTCAGGAACTTCGTATAAAGTATCGTTGGGAAGTGTTGGATGAGGAAAGTAAACAGATCGCCAGCGCACGTAAAAAAGGTATTCTCTATGATCCTGAAGTACTACCTAATGGTGATACAATCAAACAGTTACTGGCAAGATCAAGATATTTGTTATTCAAACATCCTTCCAATTGGACTGTAAGTCAAAAGCACCGCGCGGAGCTATTATTTCTGCGATTTCCCTTATTAAAAAAGGCATATGGTCTTGGGATGGCATTAGGAGACATCTTCAACAAATGCAAGGATAAGCAGCTGGCTTTTACCAAGCTTGGCCTATGGCACAATCAAGTAGAAAATTCTGGTATACCATCTTTTGAGAGCGTTGCCCGATCGATAGCTGCACACCATACCGATATACTCCACTATTTCGACAACAGAAGTACCAATGCTTCAGCGGAGTCTTTTAATGCCAAATTAAAGGCGTTTAGAAGTCTATTTCGTGGCGTAAGGGATACACCATTTTTTCTGTACAGGGTGATGAAATTATATGCTTAA
- a CDS encoding YceI family protein — MTTWKLDNAHSAIEFKVKHMMISTVKGFFQDFNISMSGDPEDISTASIRISIASSSINTKSEQRDEHLRSEDFFNSASFPEITFDSTGITKVKDDEYEVTGNLTVKDITKPATFHVEYGGQATDPWGNQKVGFAFNGAINREAFGLTWNATIETGGVMVGADVKIQGDLQFILS; from the coding sequence ATGACTACATGGAAATTAGACAACGCACATAGTGCGATTGAATTTAAGGTGAAGCACATGATGATCTCGACGGTTAAAGGCTTCTTTCAGGATTTTAACATTAGCATGAGTGGCGATCCGGAAGATATTTCTACAGCATCTATTCGTATTTCTATTGCATCAAGCTCAATCAATACCAAAAGTGAGCAACGTGATGAGCACTTGCGCAGTGAAGATTTCTTTAATAGCGCTTCGTTTCCCGAAATCACGTTTGATTCAACAGGCATCACGAAGGTTAAGGATGATGAGTACGAAGTAACGGGCAACCTAACGGTAAAGGATATTACGAAGCCAGCAACCTTTCATGTCGAATATGGCGGTCAAGCGACAGATCCATGGGGCAACCAAAAGGTAGGTTTTGCCTTTAATGGCGCGATCAATAGAGAAGCGTTTGGCCTGACCTGGAATGCTACGATCGAGACTGGGGGTGTTATGGTAGGAGCAGACGTGAAAATCCAAGGTGATCTTCAGTTTATATTAAGCTAA